A single genomic interval of Coccidioides posadasii str. Silveira chromosome 1, complete sequence harbors:
- a CDS encoding uncharacterized protein (EggNog:ENOG410PTQE~COG:K), whose protein sequence is MPAWAQFPNVDSGGSLGGQFMPNTEVSGPSVDRSSALKHPAAVADANGLIKSRESYHNFNPKFAVDFQNGYFPNNGPVPSSTSYDYSLSLLSLSCQPQQVKAHQSLSTEVPVQTAALSVSFDTPQHNSGSSTSSTTQSPPDCVSRTSSSRRKKPRLDSSDPADAAADRRRRNTLAARRFRQRQHDRISQLEQALEQVAKERDELKVQVAKWEGEATALRGMLGKRSGGSSGLG, encoded by the exons ATGCCCGCTTGGGCACAGTTTCCGAATGTTGATAGCGGGGGAAGCCTTGGTGGGCAGTTTATGCCAAATACCGAAGTTTCTGGACCAAGCGTTGATAGATCCAGCGCCTTAAAACACCCAGCAGCTGTTGCGGATGCGAACGGTTTAATAAAAAGCAGAGAAAGTTATCACAATTTTAATCCGAAGTTTGCAGTTGATTTTCAGAATG GCTATTTTCCCAACAACGGGCCTGTCCCTTCTTCAACAAGTTATGATTACTCGCTCTCTTTGCTTAGCCTTTCATGTCAGCCTCAACAGGTTAAGGCTCACCAGTCTTTATCAACCGAAGTCCCTGTTCAAACTGCAGCGCTCAGTGTTTCTTTTGATACACCTCAGCATAATTCGGGGTCGTCGACGTCGTCAACTACACAGAGCCCACCTGATTGTGTTTCGCGAACAAGCAGCTCGCGTCGAAAGAAGCCACGACTCGATTCATCAGACCCCGCTGATGCTGCGGCGGATCGACGCCGCCGTAACACCCTTGCTGCCAGGCGATTTCGACAGAGACAGCATGATCGTATTTCGCAGTTGGAACAGGCGCTTGAACAGGTTGCGAAGGAACGGGATGAATTGAAGGTGCAAGTTGCGAAGTGGGAAGGTGAAGCCACAGCGTTGAGGGGAATGCTCGGGAAGAGGTCAGGAGGGAGTAGTGGACTAGGCTAA
- a CDS encoding uncharacterized protein (SECRETED:SignalP(1-18)~EggNog:ENOG410PHUB~COG:O~MEROPS:MER0093133~BUSCO:4122at33183): protein MVFKIGACLLLWASAVHARAPVIPIGEFTPRVKAPSALAGDDLTSLYPSHTISIPIDHFHTDDRYAPHSNGTFELRYWFDASHYKDGGPVIVLHGGETDGEGRLPFLQKGILGQLAQATNGVGVVLEHRYYGTSIPTEDFSTKNLRFLTTEQAMADSAYFAKNVVFEGLEDKDLTAPNTPYILYGGSYAGAQVAFLRVEYPDIFWGAISSSGVTKAIWHYWQYYEPTRKHAPQHCVKQTQTFVDLVDNIALRGKDPKVTQQLKEFFGLGELTHNDDFANVLAFGISGWQGTNWDPDISRPTFAKYCDTITTDRLLQPVSEEQKELATSLIKAGKYGRHGKKLKNRLLNYAAWVNTTYAAPCLRRGSTLDTCFGTHDPEFYKRDDTTQEWRLWYYQVCTEWGFLQTGSGVPKFIKPLVSRMIDLEYTTIMCREAYGLHGEADVSRVNKWGAFDIEYPRLAIVDGEADPWVEATPHATFARPRRSTVDKPFILIPDAVHHWDENGVFPNQTTPDFPPDRIKKVQAQEIAFVKKWLKDWEREHNRD, encoded by the exons ATGGTGTTCAAAATAGGGGCTTGCCTGCTTTTGTGGGCGAGTGCGGTCCATGCCCGCGCACCTGTCATCCCCATCGGCGAGTTTACTCCAAGG GTGAAGGCCCCATCTGCTTTGGCTGGCGACGACCTGACAAGCTTATACCCTTCCCATACAATTTCAATTCCGATTGACCACTTCCATACGGACGATAGATATGCACCCCATTCCAACGGGACGTTTGAGCTGCGCTATTGGTTCGATGCCAGCCATTACAAGGACGGTGGCCCGGTGATTGTTTTGCATGGCGGGGAGACAGATGGTGAAG GCCGATTGCCCTTCTTACAAAAGGGAATTTTGGGTCAGCTCGCTCAGGCTACAAACGGAGTTGGCGTCGTCTTGGAACACCGCTACTATGGAACAAGTATTCCGACAGAGGACTTTTCAACCAAGAACCTGCGATTCTTGACAACCGAGCAGGCGATGGCGGATTCGGCATATTTTGCTAAGAATGTCGTGTTCGAGGGCCTCGAGGACAAAGATTTGACAGCACCAAACACCCCATATATCCTGTACGGTGGTTCATATGCTGGCGCGCAAGTT GCTTTCCTTCGCGTTGAGTATCCAGATATCTTCTGGGGAGCAATCTCATCTTCCGGCGTAACAAAGGCTATTTGGCATTACTGGCAATACTACGAACCTACCCGGAAGCACGCCCCCCAACACTGCGTTAAACAAACACAGACTTTCGTTGACCTTGTTGATAATATCGCTCTTCGCGGAAAAGACCCTAAGGTTACCCAGCAGCTCAAGGAATTCTTCGGGCTTGGCGAATTGACTCACAATGATGATTTTGCAAACGTGCTAGCGTTCGGAATTTCCGGCTGGCAGGGTACCAACTGGGATCCCGATATCTCTCGGCCTACCTTTGCCAAGTACTGTGACACGATCACCACTGATCGTcttctgcagcctgtatCAGAGGAGCAAAAGGAGCTTGCAACATCCTTGATCAAAGCAGGCAAATATGGGCGGCACGGCAAGAAACTCAAGAACCGCCTCCTCAATTATGCCGCATGGGTCAACACTACCTATGCTGCCCCTTGTCTTAGACGAGGAAGCACCCTTGACACTTGCTTCGGGACTCATGATCCAGAGTTCTATAAGAGAGATGACACAACGCAGGAATGGAGATTGTGGTATTATCAGGTTTGCACTGA ATGGGGCTTCCTTCAAACGGGAAGTGGTGTTCCAAAATTCATTAAACCTTTGGTTTCCCGAATGATCGACCTCGAATACACTACCATCATGTGTCGCGAAGCTTATGGCCTCCATGGAGAAGCTGACGTTTCGCGGGTTAACAAATGGGGCGCATTTGACATCGAATACCCTCGTCTCGCAATTGTTGACGGCGAAGCCGACCCATGGGTTGAGGCTACCCCACACGCGACCTTTGCTAGACCACGGAGAAGCACTGTCGACAAGCCATTTATCTTGATTCCTGACGCCGTGCATCATT GGGATGAGAATGGCGTCTTCCCCAACCAAACTACACCAGACTTCCCACCTGATCGGATTAAGAAAGTTCAGGCTCAAGAAATCGCATTTGTGAAGAAGTGGCTGAAAG ACTGGGAACGCGAGCACAACCGAGACTAA
- a CDS encoding uncharacterized protein (EggNog:ENOG410PJQG~COG:S) codes for MADHQPTLNDLAARVTELAKEFTDYLQENNVPPPTFAADSPTSYSNLSPESFLTRQMLSDTLMDMWYLVQGPSESIFNYVHTCMPDAAALHLLNYFDFWSSVPLDGSASYADIAKHTSLPEEVVQRILAHATTLRIFAETEPGKLSSRIQHTSRSAALARSSGLRALVSTILDDAGPPMMVMNKALQKYTCGKPTLTKNMNETSFALLHSGGLFGKYANCWEFIENDGEGERKGWRQRNFVEFMRYIKEIFRLEEVVLKSYDWKGAGKATVVDVGGSGGHDDVVLAQNYPDLTITVQDLPQVRPTFEANLPAALKSRVSFMEHNFFHPQAVQADIYMIKMILHDWPDQESIQILRSLVPAMKPGARVIFIDYVGKREEREGPPLPRSIQQMGTATDLRMMALFNAKERPVDAWKDIFRAADERFEITRVDANPLAFFVVIEAVWRE; via the exons ATGGCAGACCATCAACCAACACTCAATGATCTCGCAGCTAGGGTCACCGAGCTTGCGAAGGAATTTACCGACTACCTCCAGGAAAATAATGTCCCGCCGCCAACGTTTGCCGCAGATAGCCCTACAAGCTATAGCAATCTATCTCCAGAAAGCTTTCTGACACGTCAGATGCTATCGGATACTCTTATGGATATGTGGTACCTGGTTCAGGGACCGAGTGAGAGCATCTTCAACTATGTTCATACT TGCATGCCTGATGCCGCAGCTCTCCATCTCCTGAATTATTTCGACTTCTGGTCCAGTGTGCCGCTGGATGGCTCTGCTTCATATGCAGATATCGCCAAACATACTTCTCTTCCAGAAGAAGTTGTTCAACGTATCTTAGCGCATGCGACAACTCTCCGCATCTTTGCAGAAACAGAGCCTGGAAAGTTGTCATCTCGTATTCAACATACGTCGCGGTCCGCCGCTTTAGCTCGTTCTTCTGGGCTCAGGGCTCTTGTTTCCACAATTCTGGATGACGCGGGACCGCCCATGATGGTCATGAACAAGGCTCTGCAGAAATACACCTGTGGAAAACCTACCTTGACGAAAAATATGAATGAGACGTCGTTTGCTTTGCTCCATAGCGGTGGTCTGTTCGGAAAGTACGCCAACTGCTGGGAGTTCATTGAAAACGATGGCGAGGGAGAGAGAAAGGGATGGCGTCAGAGGAACTTTGTTGAGTTCATGCGCTACATTAAAGAAATTTTCCGCCTCGAGGAAGTCGTGTTGAAATCTTATGATTGGAAAGGAGCAGGGAAGGCGACCGTAGTGGAT GTCGGTGGCTCAGGCGGCCACGATGACGTGGTCCTCGCACAAAACTACCCTGATCTCACCATTACTGTGCAAGACTTGCCCCAGGTGAGACCTACGTTTGAGGCGAATCTGCCCGCAGCCCTCAAATCGCGTGTCTCCTTCATGGAACACAACTTTTTCCATCCGCAAGCCGTCCAGGCCGACATCTACATGATCAAAATGATCCTTCACGACTGGCCCGATCAAGAATCAATCCAAATCCTACGGAGCTTAGTGCCCGCCATGAAGCCTGGTGCTCGTGTCATATTTATCGACTACGTCGGCAAGCGCGAGGAAAGAGAAGGCCCACCATTGCCGCGTTCGATTCAGCAAATGGGTACCGCGACGGATTTGCGGATGATGGCGTTGTTCAACGCCAAGGAACGCCCGGTTGATGCATGGAAGGACATTTTCCGTGCTGCGGATGAGCGGTTTGAAATTACTCGTGTTGATGCTAACCCGCTCGCCTTCTTCGTGGTAATTGAGGCAGTCTGGCGCGAGTGA
- the PHO91 gene encoding low-affinity phosphate transporter (EggNog:ENOG410PIQM~COG:P~TransMembrane:12 (o396-418i430-461o481-504i534-556o568-590i611-634o654-672i684-701o707-727i748-774o794-819i840-862o)~BUSCO:1636at33183) — MKFSHSIQFNAVPEWSEHYIAYSNLKKLIYSLEKQVNNPELQEDAEFERAPLLDSALDTDSIFKRTLDGELEKVCSFYHAKETDLYKEVEDVVDEAESYMTDSVGFNMDSVADSMVKSRTFSFGNYNRRASTFRGAGHSNDRRASTAGESVAGGEGNPHEDDAYSEEDVDISELPSHDIRRRSMSLREPDGREPSDGHAISEMSDSRLFGMASDLGHEHDPHLLALYNAGVSLKKHIISIYVSLCGLKSFIQLNRTGFSKALKKYDKILDRSLRRGYMNTTVSTAYPFTNQTIQHLDDKIARIERLYADTVTKGDLSLSKRELRLHLREHVVWERNTVWREMIGIERKAQAANMGIRNTLLGGAQDAEAARRQGDEQEPPTKEIVTPVGRCPVPRWMLTSNFATLIAILIIFSVMLAVPIMDEPEQQNCLAMLVFVSLLWATEVIPLFVTSILIPFLTVILQVMRSDEDRSRLHPKDAAKYAFASMWTSVIMLLLGGFTIAAALSKHDIARRMATFVLSKAGTRPRTVLVTNMFVSMFLSMWISNVAAPVLCYSIIQPMLRNLPPDSRFSKALVLGIALASNVGGAASPIASPQNIIALQNMYPPISWGTWFFISIPVCVICILLIWVLLVATFHPGRGTTIVPIRQVKDKFSGVQWFITIVTLITIVLWCVSHEMESTFGDMGVIAIIPLVLFFGTGVLNKEDFNNFLWTIIILASGGLCLGKAVTSSGLLHTIARGITHRVENLSLYGVMFTLSSLILIIATFISHTVAALILLPLVHEVGSAMEHPHPSLLVMGAALMCSVAMGLPTSGFPNMTAIMMEVPETGQRYLRVKHFISRGVPASVISFAVVVTVGYGLMLVAGL, encoded by the exons ATGAAGTTCTCACATAGTATCCAGTTCAACGCGGTGCCGGAGTGGAGTGAGCACTACATTGCCTATAGCAATTTGAAGAAACT AATATACTCCCTTGAGAAGCAGGTAAACAATCCGGAGTTACAGGAAGATGCAGAGTTCGAACGGGCTCCGTTACTCGATAGCGCTCTTGACACGGACTCGATATTTAAGCGAACACTAGATGGGGAACTAGAAAAAGTATGCTCCTTTTATCATGCAAAGGAGACCGACTTATACAAGGAGGTGGAGGATGTGGTCGATGAGGCAGAGTCGTACATGACGGACAGCGTTGGGTTCAACATGGACTCCGTTGCCGATTCCATGGTCAAATCGAGGACGTTCAGTTTCGGGAATTATAATCGACGAGCAAGTACGTTTCGGGGCGCAGGCCACTCCAATGACCGTAGAGCAAGCACCGCCGGCGAGTCGGTTGCAGGTGGAGAGGGAAACCCTCATGAAGACGACGCCTATAGTGAAGAAGACGTTGATATATCCGAGCTCCCTTCTCACGATATACGGAGACGCTCAATGTCGCTGAGAGAGCCTGATGGAAGGGAACCTTCAGATGGACATGCGATTAGCGAAATGAGTGACTCGAGACTTTTTGGAATGGCCTCTGACCTTGGACATGAACATGACCCACATCTATTGGCTTTGTACAATGCTGGTGTCAGTTTGAAGAAGCATATCATCAGCATCTATGTCTCCCTTTGCGGGCTCAAGTCCTTCATTCAGTTGAACCGCACTGGGTTTTCAAAAGCGCTGAAGAAGTATGACAAAATCCTTGATCGGAGCTTGAGGCGAGGTTATATGAACACCACCGTTTCTACTGCGTACCCGTTCACAAATCAAACCATCCAGCACCTAGATGACAAAATTGCTAGAATTGAACGACTTTACGCAGATACTGTCACTAAGGGTGACCTTTCGCTTTCAAAGCGGGAGCTTCGATTACATCTTCGAGAGCATGTGGTCTGGGAGCGGAATACCGTTTGGCGTGAGATGATAGGAATTGAAAGAAAGGCGCAAGCCGCGAACATGGGTATCCGAAACACTCTACTTGGTGGTGCTCAAGATGCAGAGGCCGCACGGAGACAGGGCGATGAACAGGAACCTCCAACGAAGGAAATTGTTACTCCCGTCGGCAGATGCCCTGTCCCAAGATGGATGTTAACATCGAACTTTGCAACCTTAATTGCAATATTGATTATATTTTCAGTTATGCTCGCCGTGCCAATCATGGACGAACCTGAGCAGCAGAACTGCCTTGCAATGTTGGTTTTTGTTAGTTTGCTATGGGCGACTGAG GTTATTCCGCTTTTCGTGACGTCAATCCTAATACCGTTCCTCACTGTTATTCTTCAAGTGATGAGGTCCGATGAAGACCGCTCACGATTGCACCCTAAGGATGCCGCAAAGTACGCCTTTGCGTCGATGTGGACTTCCGTCATAATGTTGCTACTTGGTGGCTTTACCATTGCGGCAGCGCTATCCAAACATGACATCGCCCGCCGGATGGCCACTTTCGTCCTTAGCAAAGCCGGTACAAGGCCGCGAACAGTGTTGGTTACGAATATGTTTGTCAGCATGTTTTTAAGTATGTGGATTAGCAACGTGGCAGCACCCGTGCTTTGCTACTCAATCATCCAG CCCATGCTTCGGAATCTCCCTCCCGATTCCCGATTTTCCAAAGCCCTCGTCTTGGGGATTGCTCTGGCGTCAAATGTCGGCGGCGCTGCTTCACCTATTGCATCACCCCAAAATATCATTGCATTGCAGAACATGTATCCACCTATTAGCTGGGGTACCTGGTTTTTCATTTCGATACCTGTCTGCGTAATTTGCATTCTTCTTATCTGGGTACTTCTTGTTGCTACCTTCCACCCCGGGCGAGGTACCACCATCGTGCCCATTCGCCAAGTCAAGGATAAGTTTTCTGGCGTTCAATGGTTCATCACGATCGTGACACTCATAACCATTGTCTTGTGGTGTGTCAGCCATGAAATGGAAAGCACATTTGGAGATATGGGAGTCATTGCCATTATACCGTTAGTTCTTTTCTTCGGTACCGGAGTTTTAAATAAGGAGGACTTCAACAATTTCCTATGGACCATCATTATTCTTGCATCTGGGGGCCTTTGTCTCGGAAAAGCGGTCACTTCCTCCGGCCTTTTGCATACCATTGCTCGCGGAATTACGCATCGTGTCGAGAACCTCAGCCTATACGGAGTTATGTTTACCCTTTCATCACTGATCTTAATTATCGCCACCTTCATCTCACATACTGTTGCGGCATTGATCCTACTGCCACTAGTGCATGAAGTTGGCAGCGCAATGGAGCACCCTCATCCTAGCTTGTTGGTTATGGGGGCCGCATTGATGTGCTCTGTTGCTATGGGTTTGCCTACCAGCGGCTTCCCAAATATGA CCGCTATAATGATGGAGGTGCCGGAGACCGGACAACGATATCTTCGAGTGAAACACTTTATTTCCCGAGGTGTCCCGGCCAGCGTGATATCTTTTGCCGTTGTGGTCACTGTTGGATATGGTCTGATGCTAGTAGCAGGATTGtaa
- the RNY1 gene encoding ribonuclease T2-like (SECRETED:SignalP(1-19)~EggNog:ENOG410PHXQ~COG:A) yields the protein MKSTIAALLLTSSLHFTAAFSMSQFLLRNVNSAPKQCPVDVELSCHNTRPVEDTCCFNAPGGLILLTQFWDAQPATGPEDSWTLHGLWPDNCDGSFEQYCDKNREYKNVTDILQSHGKEHLLEYMSTYWKDWKGNDENLWEHEWNKHGTCISTLETRCYSGYKPQAEVVDYFEKAAEMFEGLDTYKVLAAAGIEPHPTKTYTLTELQDAISKSHGMEVTLNCRDSRLNEVWYFFNVKGSLQSGTYVPTKPGGASSTCPESGIKYLPKGGSSPTSSTRSGEPTSTGSSPSPTGTGGAFQGKGHLEVTSGNKRTGCLISYGTWYSTGTCATFTATPSGDGFTLRSSKGDCGIRNSVFECDTDVEPSVFTADDEKLAFGGSSTFSADETPRGTTQVPIYTGGRSIELTIGWKRI from the exons ATGAAGTCGACTATCGCAGCCCTGCTACTAACTTCATCCCTTCATTTCACCGCTGCGTTTAGCATGTCTCAGTTCCTACTGAGAAATGTGAACTCAGCCCCAAAGCAGTGTCCTGTTGATGTCGAGCTAAGTTGCCATAATACCCGCCCGGTGGAGGATACTTGCTGCTTCAACGCGCCTGGTGGATTGATCCTTCTTACTCAGTTTTGGGATGCGCAACCGGCGACGGGGCCGGAGGATTCGTGGACTCTTCACGGATTATG GCCTGACAATTGCGACGGATCTTTCGAGCAGTACTGTGACAAGAACAGAGAATATAAAAACGTTACAGATATATTACAATCTCATGGCAAGGAGCATTTACTTGAATACATGAGTACTTATTGGAAAGATTGGAAAGGCAATGACGAAAATCTCTGGGAGCACGAGTGGAACAAGCATGGTACTTGCATCAGCACACTGGAGACCCGCTGTTACTCGGGGTATAAACCTCAGGCAGAAGTGGTTGACTACTTCGAAAAAGCAGCCGAGATGTTTGAGGGATTGGATACTTATAAG GTTTTAGCTGCGGCCGGAATTGAGCCACACCCGACAAAGACGTATACGTTGACAGAGCTCCAGGATGCAATCTCAAAAAGTCATGGCATGGAAGTCACTCTGAACTGTAGAGACTCACGTTTGAATGAAGTCTGGTACTTTTTCAATGTAAAGGGCAGCCTACAGTCAGGGACATACGTACCAACTAAACCAG GTGGTGCCTCATCAACGTGCCCGGAAAGCGGTATCAAGTATCTTCCCAAGGGTGGATCCAGCCCGACATCATCTACACGCTCAGGTGAACCTACGTCCACCGGAAGCTCCCCTTCGCCGACTGGAACTGGAGGCGCCTTTCAGGGAAAGGGTCATCTTGAAGTGACTTCGGGTAACAAAAGGACCGGCTGCCTTATCAGTTATGGTACTTGGTATAGCACAGGCACCTGCGCAACATTTACGGCTACCCCTTCTGGAGATGGTTTCACCTTGCGTTCCAGTAAAGGTGATTGTGGCATTAGGAATTCCGTTTTTGAGTGCGATACGGATGTGGAACCCAGCGTATTCACG GCCGACGATGAGAAGCTTGCGTTTGGTGGCAGCTCAACTTTTTCTGCAGATGAGACCCCACGAGGGACAACGCAAGTTCCTATTTATACCGGTGGCCGCTCGATTGAATTGACGATAGGCTGGAAGAGAATCTGA
- the RPS8A_1 gene encoding 40S ribosomal protein eS8 (EggNog:ENOG410PI2H~COG:J~BUSCO:14048at33183), which produces MGISRDSRHKRSATGAKRSHYRKKRAFEKGRQPANTRIGPKRIHVVRTRGGNQKFRALRLESGNFSWGSEGIARKVRVIVVAFHPSNNELVRTNTLTKSAVVQVDAAPFRTWYEAHYGQPLGRRRQTKAADAEEVKKSKSVEKKQAARFAAHGKVEPALERQFEAGRLYAVISSRPGQSGRVDGYILEGEELAFYQRAIRK; this is translated from the exons ATGGGTATCTCCAGAGATTCACGCCACAAGCGTTCAGCTACCGGTGCGAAGCGGTCCCACTACCGAAAGAAGAG AGCTTTCGAGAAGGGCCGTCAGCCAGCCAATACCCGTATTGGTCCTAAGAGAATCCACGTTGTCCGCACTCGTGGTGGAAACCAAAAGTTCCGTGCTCTCCGTCTTGAATCCGGCAACTTTTCATGGGGATCCGAGGGAATCGCTCGTAAAGTCCGTGTGATCGTTGTCGCCTTCCACCCTTCGAACAACGAACTTGTCCGCACCAACACCCTCACCAAGTCCGCTGTCGTCCAGGTCGACGCTGCTCCTTTCAGAACATGGTACGAAGCACACTACGGCCAGCCCTTGGGCAGAAGACGTCAGACTAAGGCCGCCGATGCCGAGGAGGTCAAGAAGTCCAAGAGCGTTGAGAAGAAGCAAGCCGCCCGATTTGCCGCCCACGGAAAGGTTGAGCCAGCTCTTGAGAGACAGTTCGAGGCCGGTCGTTTGTATGCggttatttcttctagaccTGGTCAGAGCGGTCGGGTTGATGGTTACATTCTTGAGGGCGAGG